The Neurospora crassa OR74A linkage group V, whole genome shotgun sequence sequence AGGATATTGCTGACGGTATCTTGAAATACAGGGTGGCCACGATGAGAAGACGAAGGATCCCAACAGTGGGTTTGTCAAATACCTGGGCAAGGATGCGGCAGTGTCCTCGGGTTTGTTCAAGGCCGAAGGCGATGATGTCCGCATTGGTGTCGATAGCACGACTTCCGGTGTCGCCGGACGTAAGAGTGTCCGTCTCGAGAGTACCGCCACATACAACAACGGTCTGTTCATTGCCAAGTTCAGCCACTTCCCCAAGCCTGTATGTGGTGCTTGGCCCGCTTTCTGGATGGTCGGCGACAACTGGCCCGAGGACGGTGAAGTCGACATTTACGAGATGTGGTCACTGTCCGATCGAAACATGATCACCTACCACACCGGGAAGCCTGATAAGGTTGGCGAGTGCCTGCTTGCCCCTGATACACACACTGAGGTTACCCAGACCTCCAACTGCGACAACTCCGCTTTAGGCCAGTGGGTCAACCAGGGCTGTGGTGTGATGGAGAGTACAGGCCAATGGGGCAACCCCGAGGGTGGTGTTTGTGAGTAAACTCGTCTTGAATGAACTCCAGGTATTAGGAAGTGTGCTAATATCATCACGTTTAGATGCTTTCGAATGGACCGACGAACATCTCAGTGTCTGGAGCTGGGCCACCGAGCCCGCCGACATCGAGAACGGAACTCCCGACCCCGCGACCTGGGGTAAGCCGCACATGTCGGTTACCAGCAAGACCTGCGATGTCGAGAGGGGTTTCAAGGACCTCCGTTTCATCCTCAACATCAACTTCTGCGGTGATGCTGCTGGACCGCAGTTCGGTAATGATCCCAGGTGCgctgccaaggccaagacttGCGACGCATATGTCTCGAACAACCCCCAGGATTTCGAGGATGTCTACTGGAAGATCAAGTACATCGACGTCTACCAGCTCCAGCAGGCCCTGCCTTCCACCACTTCGTCTGCCATCTCTTCGAGCACCACTTCTTCCGCCATCAGCTCTACCGTTACCTCCAGTTTCGTCTCTGTCGTCTCTAGCTCGGCCGCTTCTAGCTCCGAGGTTGTTTCTAGCTCTGCCGTTGTTTCCGCTTCCGCCGTTGTTTCCGCTTCCGCCGCTGTTTCCGCTTCCGCCATCCGCAGCCCCGAGGTCGTTTCCGGCACCAAGATCTTCAGCAACATTGCCTCCACCTCCATTGTTGCCTCCGGCTCTGACGTAGTCTCTATCACCGCCACCTCTTCCGCGGCTCTCCCTACTGGGACTGACGGCACTACCGACtgcgatgacgaggacgagggtgAGGGTGACGATTACTCTGGCATCTTTGCCCCCGGTGGAAGTGCCACCGGAACCGGCAGTTCTCCCATGATCACTTCATCCCCCAGTGGTCCTTCCGCCGGTTTCCACGGCAACTCCTCCTCTGGCGTCGGCCTCTTCCCCAACAGCACCATCACTGCTCCCCAGCAGTGGaccacctccaccgtctACGCGACCAGCTACTACACCGTCACCTCTTGCGCTGCTACCGTAACCAACTGCCCTGCTCGCGTCGTCACCTCCGTCATTGCCATCTCCACCACCGTCTGCCCCGTCACCCAGCACCCCGCTCCCACCAACGCTCCCGGCGGCGGTAACGGTGTCCCTGTTGTTTCTGGCGGCTCTAACAACggcaatggcaatggcaatggTGAGGGTGTTCCCCCTGCGGCCACCGGCAGCGCTCCCAGCACTGGCACTGGCTCCggttccggctccggctccggctctgGTGAGATCCCTGTCCCCTCCGGAAGCGCTCCTGGCTCtggcaacgacaacgacaacggcaacggcaacggcaacggctcCATCCCTCCTGTCGCCACTGGCCCCCTCCCGACCGTTACCCTCcccggcaacaacaacggcgcTCTCGACAGCACTTTCTCCGCTCCTCTCGTTTCCAACACCGGCCTTCCTGGcagctcttcttcttcttccccttatAGCCTGTCGATCGCCCAGCCTCCTCTTGCTACTGCTACTGAGGATGCGCCCGTGATGACCGCTGGTGCAGGCAAGAAGAACACTTTGATGAGTGTCGGTGTGGCTGGTGTTGTcgctggtgttgctgcttTGCTTGCTCTTTAAAGCAAAATGCAAACCAAAAATTGGGGGAGTGttcgagagagagagagtgagTGTATGAGATAAAGGGacgcgtgtgtgtgtgcacatATTGGGGTTGGTTTGCTCTTTTTGATATTGTTGGGATACCTACCTTTTTTTGGTCGTTTTTACATAATTcttggatgttgttgatttTGGTTTTTGGTTTTTGGTCTTGCGAATGGACGGAGCGACGGAGCAATGTGGAATGGAATGAGGAGGATATGTGTACATGTCTTTGTGTTGTGTGTGCAAGGAAGACAGATGAGATGTCTAGACTTGAATATATCtaggagatgaagaagagaaactgagacgaagaagaatatgaagaatttatattcaTTCCCTTGGAGTTGAGACTACAACAATGAACGCTTCAAGACGTGATGTGATTTTGATGCTTCCTAAGATTGGGCTGACCGAGATGTAGAAATATCCCTGTGGGGAGTAGTGAGTGTTGTAACATGATCATCCGGCAGTGACGACTATAACTTGAAGTcgtatacctacctaggtacctccaCCTTTCTTGTGTAACCTCCTAAGCCTGAACATGATGTGTTTAAGCCGTTAATATTGCAGCCAAACATTGATTGCCCAGGCCATTGATTATGACGATGATATCTTGATTATGCTGTCCGCTTTAAGACTATGCACTACGTAAAAATCTACATTTTCTATAGTGCCCTTTCATCAACGCTAAACCTCCGCTTATAGTTGTGTTCTTCCATTGCAAAATCCTACACTAAAATATATTCCCCTGCTTGAACATACCGTAAAATTTAAGCCAGTACTTCTTGGTTTGACTTTTGTTCTACGGAACAAGAATGATGACTTGTGCAGGTTTGCCTCAAAGTTATGACGGAATGATAATGATAGACATCTATAAGCGTGAACCCCCCACCCTATAACACCTCGATACCAAATTGTATCTAACTCTCCTCTTTTCATAGCCTCTATTATTGTGGTCCCGGCCCTTCTGcgtttgttttgttttgtctaCCATAGCGTCCGACATCATACCATACCTTACCATACCACAGCATAAGTTCATTACTCCCCGATATATCCCACGCGTCACTCCCCACGATTTGTTTCATAATCCCAATCacatgtgtgtgtgtgtgtgtgtgtgtgtgtgtgtgtgtgtgtgtgtgtgtgtgtgtgtgtgtgtgtgtgtgtgtgtgtgtgtgtgagtgtgtgtatgtgtttATCCATATGTCTGATCACAGAAACGAGCAATAGGAAATAAGAAAAGTAACGAATATCAAGTGTGTACCAATGACTCCTTCATGATAAAAACCATTTCCGTTCCAATTTCCATTCCTTCTGTGGTATCAATGCACTAAGCGACACAATAACGCCTCCCGCAAGTGTTCCATGCGTATGATGAAAGAACGCTACATGATCACAATAACAGATGCTAGCAACCCCTTTATATCCCTTATTGTCCTTCATTCTTCAGTCTTCATCTTTCGGAAACCATGCTTAGCGTCCTTGGCTACACGCCCtaccaaaacaacaaaaagaaataaCACATGCATCTTCCTGTTACCTAGAGACCCATCACTAAGAAGCGCTACTTGCCGAAGTCGGCATAAGAGGAgttggtggcggcgggggaGGCGCTTCCgccggaggtggaggaggtggtggaggtggatcTTCAgtaggcggcggaggaggtggaggaggtggaggagctaGAGTAGGAGGCCGGGGAGGTGCCGCAGAGGTAATAGTCGGTGTAGCCGGGGCCTGAGCCTGTGCTGGTGGTCTCTGCTGCTGTGCTGGAGCCTGACCCGTTatttggtgttgaggttgacTGGGAACAGGAGCGGGATTCGTAGCCGCAGACAATGCAGCAGGTGCAGCTGTAACGCGAGTAGGAGTTGGAGCAGCAGCTACCGTGGAAGCCGGAGCTACGGTCGCAGCTGGAACCGGAGTGGAGCTAACCGGAGCCGGAGCAACGGACTGAGCGGCAGAAGGAGCTGGGACTCCAGACCCAGAAACAGCTGGAGAAACTGGGCCTGGTTGGGCAGTTGGGGTAAGAGCTGAAGTGCTCGGCCGGGGTACCGCCTGAGGAGTTGCCTGGGGGACCGACTGGGGAACTGACTGAGGAACTGGCCGAGAAGCTGAGTGGGGAGTCTGGTGGGCTGCCTGTTGAGCTGCGTGAGGAACCGACTGAGGAAGCGACTGAGAAACTGATGAGAGAGCCCGGTGAGGAGCTGGCTGTGTAACAGTAGGCGCTGAAGCAACTTGAGCCGTACCGACAGCCGCCACCGGAGCAGCTGAAGTAGGATTAGAATTAACAGGCCGAGGAACCGACTGCGCGACTGGATGAGCAGCCGTGGTGGAAGCCTGACTAGAAGTCACATGCTGTGCAACCGACTGGACAGGGGATTGGGTAACCGGCCGGGCGACCGGCTGAGCAACCGACTGAGCAATCGTATGTGCAGCAGGAGCTGGAGTGACAGGAAgccgagcagcagcagcagaagcttGTTGTGGAACTGGGTAAGTGACAGGGGCCAAGGCAGCAGGCGCCGAAGAGGGAATCGAAGCAGCCGGAGTAGCCCCAATAGAGCTAGAGATAGCTGGAGCTGGACCGACTGGCTGAGAGAGTGGCTGAGCTCCTTGAGAGGCTGCACTTGTCGGTGGTGTGGGTACCGATGCCGGTGCAGAGAATGATGGCTGACCGGTGACTGGAGCAGACACTGATGAAGCGGCTGGTAAAGGAGCTCGAGGAATAGCTGTTGCTGGAGTCGTCGGTGTGGCATTGTTGGACGGGCCATATCGAGGAGCTGATGGCGGCAAAGGAGTCGCCGCAAGGCTAGATACAGTTGATGAGACGGCTCCAGAAGCAGTTGTGGGAACTGCTGATGGCATACTCTTATGGGTGGAAGGCGCAAGTGATGATGCTGGAGGATTATAGACCCCAGATGCAGGCCTTGAGGTTGAGGCAGCGGCAATTGCAGGAACACCCATTTGACCAGTTGTCAAAGACGAAGGTCTTGGAGAAGGTACACTTTGAGGGACAGCCGATGTCATCGCCGCCTGTCCAGAGGTGGGCGCTGGCATTGTGGAAGCATTGGCAGGTCTAGCGTACCCGGCGCTCGCTCCCGAGGAAGCTGTGGGAGGCGCTGTCAAGCCCGGAGGGCCGGTTGGCACGTAGGACATTGGACGAACGGTGGAAGACACCGGCGGGACAGACGTCGGCGCAGTCGGAGCCGCAGTGGAAGGAGGAGCTCTGGAGATAGATGCATTACCTGACCCCGCTGGTGCCCCGGAATGAGTTTGTTGGGCCATCGAGCCTGCTGGGACAGAGGCAGCCAGATTGCTCCGGGGCGTGGTAGTGGGAGCTGCAGTAACAACACCATGAGTGACGGGCGGGCTTCTAGAAACAGGGGCAGTGACTCCTATAGCAGCACCCGAGTGAACACCTATTTGGGGTCCCGGGACAGCGGCGGGCACAGGTCGAGCTCCCATTGCGGCGTTCGTGTTGTTAACCGTTGAGGGTGCGATAGGGTGCCCAGAGATGGGTGCAGCCCTAGGAAGCAATGGGGCCGGAGTGGGAGCGGGAGCTGCGGCTGTGATGGTTCGGGGTACTGCTGAAGGATTGCCGCCCGGCGGGTTGGCTCGCTGGGTCGCGCTCGGTGTAGCGATTCTTTGAGCCGCGCTAGGAGCTGTCGCAGGGGCCATTGTATGATGGTTTGCGGGTAGTGCGCCTGGCGTTGCTGTCGCATGaactggtgctgctggtgttgCGGCTACCTGTTTCCGTTGCCATTCTGCCACCTTCATTCTGATAGCAGGAATCAAAACCTTTTCAGCGTTATTGAACTCCCGCATCTCAGACTCCGTTCCTCGCGTAATAGTCTTGTCAGCCAGGCCGAGAACTTGATCGATAGCTGAGAGAACCAAGCACTCGGCCTTCTGTGAGTCCAGTTTGGCCTCCAAAGTGCTCACCATAGTGGCCTTGAAGGTGAGTAGAGTCTGCAGCAAATCTGGATCAAGCGACTTGTGGCTGGTGCCTTGAATCCGCTCCTCAAAGACACGGAGCACAACCAACTCCAGTGATTCCTCATCAGGTATCATGCTTTTCGTGGTTAACTTCAACCCACGATTGATGACAGACATGGCAAGGATCTGCGGAAACTTTGACGTTTTCTGGATGTATTCCAGCTTTTCAACCGTTACCTTGAAGCTCTCAAGCCACGAGATGAGCTCTGGCGCGATAACTGGATTGAGCCGCACTGGCGCCGTAGTATTCGCTGTTGGCGTAGCTTGCTGAGCCGGCCTAGCCCCGCCGGCAACCGGTACTCCGGTGTTTGCAGTAGCGGGTGGTGGATTGACCCGCGGGATACCGTTTGCCTGACTTGGACCGCTGACTGGGAGAGAATGCTGCCTGGCCATGCTGTGGGGAGTGGCACCAGACTGTGCCGCAACAGTAGGCATGGGAGGTCTTGATACGTATGGCGACGAATATGTCGCGGCTGGTGTACCTGACATTTGGCGTGCTGCGGTCGGCGGCGTACCATACACTTGGGCCTGTGCTGGTGGACTTGTTTGAGCAGCAGCCTGGTAGGCTGGCCGGGGAGGCTGCTGAGGCGGAACGCCGGGCTGGGGAGTTTGAAGATGCTGAGGCGGATGCTGGCTGGCTCCTGGCTGTCCGGTAGTGACATAGCTCTGGCGTTGGCCCACAGTACCTGGATGATAGCTTTGTTGGACCCCGTGCTCTCCGTGGTACATGCCAGGATGAGGAGGCATGGGTTGCGGTGCGTAGTGCTGGCCGAAGTTATGCAATGAGGAGGCGTGGTCAGGGGAGGGTGCCTTGCGCTTCTTTCCAGCATCAATATCAATTCCGGGGACGCGGCTCCAAAGGTGAGTCTCCTCGTTCTTCTTGAACGCATCGTTCCCAATGAGATTGTGCCGGACACTGCTTTCCCACCCTTGGTATCCACGTTGAAGTAATAGAAAGGGTACTTCAGCTGAATACGTTTGTAGATTTGCTTGAGTGTGAGCCCGTCCGGTGCGGCAGACAAAACTTCGTCGATCAGGACGCCGTAGTTCTTGTTTGGCTTCTGCAGCTGTTCCTCGGTATAGTCCTCCCTGCGCAGCTCGAGCGGAGGCGTCTTGGGTTTCTCGCGCCGCTTCTCCTTGATGGTTTTTTCGGCGTCAGAGGCATCGCCCTCTTCCCCATTCTTCTTGCGCGGTTTATACTTGCGCTTCTCAGGTCTATCCGGGGCATCCTCAGGAAGGGGATGCTTCCTCGGTCGACCGACTTTGCGCTTGACGGGCGGCTCGCCAGGCGGCTGAGGCGGTTGGTTCTTTTTAGCGAGCTCCATGGCCTGCTTTTTCCGAAGTCGCTCTTCCCTCTTGGACATGATGCCGTTTTTGGGCGGTCTTCCGGGACCTCGTTTCTTGGGCGGGTCCATCAGTGGTACGCTGGACATGTCGGGGAATTCTGGCCTTGGCTCAGGTTTCACAGACTGAGACTGAGACCGggcttcatcgtcgtcatcttcttcggcctcttccttctcaacCGTTTCCATGACATGATCCGGCGCGTCGGGCAGAAGAATATCTTCGTCCGGAGGTTCTGATAGCTCACTTTGGCTGTCGTCTCGGTCAGGATCGACGGACATGGGCACCTCATTGTCTTCAGGACTGGTGCTACGCCTGTCAACGTCGTGAATGCTCTCGAAATCGAAACTCATCTCCTTTCCGCCTTCTGAGTATCTCCTCGCGGGTGTCTCTTCTGGTTCATACTCTTCAGCACCGGTCTTGCCTTCAGCTACGCCGTTGATGATAAAGACAAACTCGACATCCTTGACTTGAAGACGGTCCCCGCTCTTGAGAACCACCTTGTCGTGGCTGTAGTGAACATCTTCACAGAAGAATCCGTTCTTGTGCAGAGGAATGGCTTCAAAGACTCCAGCCTGGGAGTTGAACTGAATCTTCAAATGTTCTCTGGAGATAGCCTTTGTCTTGGCAGCAATGTTGGGACCTGGAGAATGAATGCCCAGGAAAGGTGTGTGGTGTGGAGAGGGTCGGAGAGCGCTGAGATTAACAGCCGCGGCTCCTGGGGTATGCGAGACGTATTGCCTGTTTGACACAGGACCctttccatcatcaacggTCTGGTCAGCAGACATCAAGCTGCTCTCCGCTTCACCAAACGAATCCACAGGTAAAGAAACACCGCCGTTCATCTTCCGCTTCTTCGGGGCCCGGTTATCTGACGGGCgtccctcctcatcttcctcatcatccgacTCGGGACCCAACATGCCGCCCTCCTCACTAATATATGACTTTGAAAATCGGCGAGCGTCTTCAGAAGGGGGAGCCGGTGGGGTTAAACCCTGAGCTTCGTACTCGTCTTTCAGTCGCTGGTATTGCTCGGCACGACgctcctctttctttgctAACCTCCAGGCACGTTGGTCACGACCGATGATGAGGGCATAGGTTGTCATTTGGAAGACACCGTCGGCGAATTCCAGTCTGGCAAAGGACTCGAGCGAAGCGTCGGCTGcagtagcggcggcggcggcggggggtGGTTGGATCCCCCCCTGGGCTGTTAGATGTGGCAGATGCGTGGCATTGGCTTGATCGAGCTGCATCTGGGCCAGCGAGACCTGCGACGGACGGACGGTATTTGGCGGGAGGGGAGGTATCTGCTGtagctgttgttgctgggtgGTTACAGAGAGCGACTGGAGGAAGCTCATGAGAATATGGCCACTCTGGGACTGTAAGAGATCCatggtggaagaagggaaatcCATGTTGGCCATACCGTCGACCGCTGGGGGGGCTTGAGTGTTGAAGGGAGCTATTGGAGTTCCGTCCATGGCGAGACCTGAGAAGTGCGAGGTGGAATTTGTAGAATTTCCTGGtacggttgttgttgctgctgctcctcctacTGTTGCACCTGCAGTTGCCCCGACGCTCGTGACCTGCGGGGTGTCCCTGCCACCTTTGAGGTCTGTGTTCGGTCGGTTCGTTGGGTTGGAGTGCGCAATTCCATTCGTCTTGGGCTGGTCGGCGGCATGATTCGTTTCGAGCTCGCTTTCAAGGGGTTGTACGGAAGGTTCGCGAGTACGAGGGTCGGGAACTGGATCGGTTAGGGGAGAGATGGCCGGTCGTGGGGGCGAGTTGAGGGTATAGCTGATGCCGTTTTCGAGGGCAACTGAATCGAGCTTGTGAGCAGGAGCATCGAGGACCTGTGGCTGTGGTTGTAGTAATGACTGCTGCGGTTGCGACTGGGACGGGGTTTCTGGTGGAGGGGGTGCCGGCTGGggctctggctctggtggaggtggtggaggtggaggaggaggaggaggaggaggaggaggaggaggaggaggaggagaagcaggaggaggagggggtggtggtggtggttgttgttgttgttgtttctgttcttgatgttgctgctgctgctgttgttgttgttgttggtcaatctgcggttgcggttgcggttgaGCGCTCCCGGCGCCTGAGGGTGCGGACGAAGTCATCGCTTGCTCCGACATAACAAGCTCCTTCGCCTACAGCGCgaggtagtggtagtggtgccCTGGTCGAGGCCGGCTCCGCGGTGTGCCAATCTGCCAGTTCGCAATGCGATGGGTGACGGGGAGGGTTCAAGATGCGCCCAGGGCGGAAGATGGAATGACGGGAAAGATTGCTGTTGGCGGGACGGGGACTGGAGCCGGAGACGGGACCGCTGCTAGCACACCCACCCAGGCTGGACAAGCCGACTGCAACTGCGACTGGACGGGGAAGGGTCCGCGTACCAATGCTGGACGGGGCCTTGTGCTAATGCGCCGGCAATTCGCAATCCGTAGCGCGTCCGTCCCTCGCTCTCGCTCTCTCTCTACGTGACGAAAGATGGGTAGGTAcaatcttccacttccttgtgATAGTCCAGCCTTGTGTCGACTGCTCTTTGCCTTCCTGGTTCAAAGTGAGCAAAGTGGGACAAAAGAGCGTCAGTCAATGACAGACTGGCGAATCGGGTGTAAGGACAGTCccatatgtagaggtactgcGTACATGTCCCTTCAGTTCCCCCAGCGGATTCAGAAGGTGTTGAGCCTGTCACGATTGCGCTGCAATTGCCAGTGCTTCTGGATGCGGAGTGTCCTGCGGTTTGGCGTAGGTAACTTtcttgaaaaaaaaaaaaaggctgaCCCGGACCTTCCACCCTTGCCTGCTGTGGAGTCCAAACTTTTTTTGAAGTCGTACAGGAAGCGGGCAAGATTTCTGATTGGCTAATCGAGCCACGGGATCCCCGCACCGTTGCAGCGTCGACCACCTGAGCTCCATCGTCCTTTTCACAATTCTCCACTTTGAACGCAAACTCTCACTGACGCTTTCCTACTGTATTGTCGTGTACACTATTCTGGTCGGTGTTTGGACATTTCACTTCCTTCTTGGCTTTGAAAAGTCAAAGGTTGTCACCCGATTTCCTATCCTCTCTCGCTCTGTGTTTTGTTGATTGCAGTGGTAACTACTTACTAGCCTGTCTTTATGAACTTGAAGTGATCAGTtctaactacctctacacatcATACCCGGGCTTCATCACCTTGTACAGTATTGAACAGTGCCTTCGGCCCCTCCCCGGATCCACCAAGGACTGGACCGTTGTGATGATCGGCCCATCCTCCGTGACTTCCGTTCCGGGTCCGACACTCATCGAGAACCGACCACAACCTCCGTCCGCTCTGTGCCTTTAGCTATTCTTCAACTACTAGGTACAAAGGTATCCGAGCGGCTATCTTGCAAACAGACTGCAAGGAAGCAGGCGGCGAGTGCCTTGCATGCGTGGTCTTGTCAGCGCCACTGTTGCGCGCAAGCGAAAACGTGCCAGCCACACCGGCTTGAACCTGATGAAAGCTCAAGGGTTGCAACCATGGctaccatcatcaccagttTGCCGTGCCACCCCCAATCCAGCCTCAACCAAGTGGGAAGCTGAGCCTGCATGGAAGCCTGCGTTTGaaagacaccaccacccaaactCCCCTTAGCGATAGCCCCTAGGTTGTATTTGCCTGTTTAAGAAATGTCAACACCGCAATGTTGACATCTGCGTATTCACTGCGCCGCTTGTTCAGCACTGGTGAGACTGACGTTGCAAGTGCAACTTCTGAGACTTTGAAATCTTCTCTCTACGGTGCCGTGGGAGATCAGGTGAATAGTGTCTTTTTACATatatatgtgtgtgtgtgtgtttgcgTGTGTTATCGACTCTTTAATTCTGACATGGACTATGTGTATGACCATCACCTGGTACTTTCAACCTCTGGCTGCCCTCGAAATGGATACCCAAGTTTCTCGCCCACAGGCACACATCACGCATGCCATGAGTGACTTCGAACACGAAATAAGGCAAAGAGATCAAGCCGGACATTCCGCCTTTCTCAAAGACAACTCTCGGTCATCCTCGGTATATGACGAGATAGTCGAAAGCTATAGCGACACAGCACCTAAAAGACACCAAGAAGGGTTCTCTTCAACTGTTCGGAATGTCGCTTCCCAGCCGGCACTACAACGGGAGGAGTGGTCTACAGGAGCCCAGCCACGCAACAAGCCAACAAGTCCACGTCTTTCTCCCCGTACCGGCACCTTTTTCGATGCCTTCCGCAACCATCAAGACTTAGGCTACCTAAAGCCACCGCCTCTCTCAGTGCCGATCTCAAGGCCTGTCGAGACAGCTCGCCCTCAAGGCCGAACACGAAGCTCCCCCGTTCCTCTCATGCATCGCCAAACTTCTAGAGTCAGCCTCTTTCCCAGGATCGATCATACTCCAGCTGTGACGCCATGTCCCTCCTATTCCGCACCCGAAATATCAATACCATTCCATAATCCGGCATCAAGCACAGCAGTTAGTGTCTCAAGCACGAGACACTTGAccgcagcaccaccaccaccaccaccacctgttCCCCCGAAAGACACTTCACTTCGACCACCACCCGTTCCCCGGAAGGACACTCCCTCTCTACCACCGCTCAGAGTACCCTCACAAACTCTATCTACTAGCGACGATGCCTCCATGAGAAACCCCATCAAAGGCCCCGCTCTGTACACCCAGccccgtcccgtcccgtcgACTCCAAATCCCTGCCGTCATCACCAGCGCCAAGCGATGCGCCTCAACACGCCCTACATGCAAATGCTTCTCGCCCTTGACAAAATACCCCGTCTGCATAACATCCTCGTTTCGTGTTTTACCTGGATCCTTCTCGTTGCGTTTATCATCGTTACCGGATCCTTTCATACCCCTTCTGGATCCGTCGTGTATCTTATGGAATCGTGGTTCGCCGTCAGCCTAGGTTGCATGGCCCTCGGCATCCTAGGTTGCCTCTGGCTCGGCATCCGGTGGCGGAGAAATTATGTCTGGTTGATTAACAGGCTGTATATGCCTCTGTTTTTGAATGGACTGGCGGGTGTGTTGGCTACTTTGGTGAGTGTGCATGCGCAGCATAAAGGGGGGTGGTGTTTTCCGGCAGTGATGGCGATGGCAGTGGAAGGGGTTTTGATGGTTGTGTCGGTGGTGTCGCTTGGGTTGTATAAtttttggttgttgaggagggtGAAGAAGTTTGAGAATGGGTATTATGGTAGGGGTAGAAATGActgggaggggggagagaaagaggaaaggttCAAGAGTCGGGGATGGAATGCGCCGCCTCATGCACCGGGAAGTATTGTGTAGATGGTGAGTGTAGAAGATTAGGACGAATAGGAGTGGAGTGGGAGTGTATCCTGATGTAAGTCAAAGAGAAATCGTATATAGATGTTTAAGTGCTATGTATAAGTAGGCAGCCTTGACAGATGAGTTTAAACacgaaataataataatttaatataagggtatCAAATCAGCGCAAACCCAACTTGAAGTTCCCGGCCATtcgcatcaccaccaccgcaatATCCAATATCTCACCTCAAAAGCGGACTCTCCTCATCAACTCTCCcctgttcttcttcctcctcctcctcccccaacaGCCCTTgttcccctcctctccccttctCCGTCCCACCACCCAACCACGCAGCAACCCTAAACCCCCCATAACACCCCATCCCCGCCAAAAACCCAACCCCATCATTCTTGAACGCCAAAATCGTCCCCGCAGTCATCAACATGACCATCCTGTCctgctcttctccttccacaTTTCTTACCCCAACCCTCGCCAGCTCCACCCCCGCACCCAAAACCATGACTCCCAAAAACGCTTTGGGAAACTTACCCAACAACCCCAGCAGTCCTGGGCCAGGAAAGAACAGTCCAAGCAGGAATTTTGTGAGACCTAGCAAGATGATGGAGGTCCCGCTCCGTGCGCCGAAGCGGTGTTGAGCGGCGAGCCCGCCGGAGCCGTGGCAGAGGGGCATGCAGCCAAACGGGGCGGAGAGGAGGTTCATGgccgagatggagagggagaggggggttAGGGGAACTggtccttcttctgctgaggtgggagaggagaggggtTTCGGGGTTTCTGCCGAGGGGGTTTGCGGGGGTGCCGATGATagtgatgaagaggacgCCGAAGGGGATGGAGATAGGGGCGAGTCAGACGATTCATCATCAGCATATAGCTGGGGATAGGAGTCCGGAGGGAAGAGATCGGAAGCGAGTGCTGAAGCGGCGATG is a genomic window containing:
- the gh16-1 gene encoding mixed-linked glucanase is translated as MAPSMFKLGAVALAYTFGVSALSSPASGKTYQLSESYNSANFADKFNFFEGGHDEKTKDPNSGFVKYLGKDAAVSSGLFKAEGDDVRIGVDSTTSGVAGRKSVRLESTATYNNGLFIAKFSHFPKPVCGAWPAFWMVGDNWPEDGEVDIYEMWSLSDRNMITYHTGKPDKVGECLLAPDTHTEVTQTSNCDNSALGQWVNQGCGVMESTGQWGNPEGGVYAFEWTDEHLSVWSWATEPADIENGTPDPATWGKPHMSVTSKTCDVERGFKDLRFILNINFCGDAAGPQFGNDPRCAAKAKTCDAYVSNNPQDFEDVYWKIKYIDVYQLQQALPSTTSSAISSSTTSSAISSTVTSSFVSVVSSSAASSSEVVSSSAVVSASAVVSASAAVSASAIRSPEVVSGTKIFSNIASTSIVASGSDVVSITATSSAALPTGTDGTTDCDDEDEGEGDDYSGIFAPGGSATGTGSSPMITSSPSGPSAGFHGNSSSGVGLFPNSTITAPQQWTTSTVYATSYYTVTSCAATVTNCPARVVTSVIAISTTVCPVTQHPAPTNAPGGGNGVPVVSGGSNNGNGNGNGEGVPPAATGSAPSTGTGSGSGSGSGSGEIPVPSGSAPGSGNDNDNGNGNGNGSIPPVATGPLPTVTLPGNNNGALDSTFSAPLVSNTGLPGSSSSSSPYSLSIAQPPLATATEDAPVMTAGAGKKNTLMSVGVAGVVAGVAALLAL